Proteins from a single region of Candidatus Zixiibacteriota bacterium:
- a CDS encoding TetR/AcrR family transcriptional regulator codes for MATMLFSRDGFDKVTIKQVARRCKITEPAIYRHFESKVALCEAVLDAVGERLAYNELFERLESEDNVENLLRQLALHIVNFFTENQDIYRLLLFSALAGHPHARQVYDAIRGAYARFLREQLDRLYSRDLIVKKNNEITARCFVGMVFDCAMANTLWKGMQGKVYTPSDVVANNVPIYAQGLKP; via the coding sequence GTGGCCACGATGTTGTTCAGTCGTGACGGCTTCGACAAGGTCACTATCAAGCAGGTCGCTCGACGATGCAAGATCACGGAGCCTGCAATCTATCGTCATTTCGAATCCAAAGTGGCCCTTTGTGAAGCCGTGCTGGATGCCGTAGGCGAACGCCTGGCCTATAATGAATTGTTCGAACGACTCGAGTCCGAGGACAATGTCGAAAATCTCCTCAGACAGTTGGCCCTTCACATCGTAAACTTTTTCACGGAGAATCAGGATATTTACCGCCTGCTGCTCTTCTCGGCGCTCGCGGGACATCCGCATGCACGGCAAGTGTACGATGCAATCAGGGGAGCGTACGCGCGATTTCTCCGAGAGCAACTCGACCGTTTGTACAGTCGTGACCTCATCGTGAAGAAAAACAACGAGATTACCGCTCGGTGCTTCGTCGGTATGGTGTTCGACTGCGCCATGGCGAACACGCTCTGGAAGGGGATGCAGGGGAAGGTGTATACCCCGTCCGACGTAGTCGCCAATAATGTCCCAATCTACGCCCAGGGC
- a CDS encoding Rrf2 family transcriptional regulator yields MISKTGINAALALALMARLAPGEYAGAAHIAREIGAPQNYLGKLLKMLAGQGLVESQKGFGGGFRLARSPKKISLYDVVEPIDRVSRWGDCFLGRKRCRDDSPCAVHHRWAVIRRSYLEFLNETTIEDLADKKVTLPS; encoded by the coding sequence ATGATTTCAAAGACCGGTATAAACGCTGCTCTAGCACTCGCCCTGATGGCCCGTCTCGCACCTGGTGAGTACGCAGGCGCTGCCCATATCGCGCGAGAAATCGGCGCTCCCCAAAACTACCTGGGCAAGCTGCTCAAAATGCTGGCCGGGCAGGGGCTCGTGGAATCGCAGAAAGGTTTCGGCGGCGGTTTTCGGCTCGCCCGCTCTCCCAAAAAGATCTCTCTTTACGATGTCGTGGAGCCGATCGACCGGGTCAGCCGATGGGGCGACTGCTTTCTGGGGAGGAAACGATGCCGCGATGACTCCCCCTGCGCGGTGCATCATCGATGGGCTGTCATTCGCCGCAGTTATCTGGAGTTTCTCAACGAGACTACCATCGAAGACTTGGCGGACAAGAAAGTAACGCTGCCGTCGTGA
- a CDS encoding hemerythrin domain-containing protein, translated as MFPALVNKGIPQEGGPIAVMLHEHEMGRMHVRGMSSHVEAAADGNRMALEAFASHAEGYVQLLRQHILKEDRILFPMDDRVMNEDDTREVLRQFDQVEKEEMGTGTHERFLKIAEKLAERYDVSKAQLLPHLPSDSGCCHHKH; from the coding sequence CTGTTTCCAGCACTGGTGAACAAGGGGATTCCGCAGGAGGGCGGGCCAATCGCGGTGATGCTGCATGAGCACGAGATGGGACGCATGCACGTCCGCGGAATGAGCAGCCATGTCGAGGCGGCCGCCGATGGCAACAGGATGGCGCTTGAGGCATTCGCCTCACACGCCGAGGGGTACGTCCAGTTGCTTCGCCAGCACATTCTAAAGGAGGATCGGATTCTGTTCCCGATGGACGACCGGGTCATGAATGAAGATGACACCCGGGAGGTCCTGCGTCAGTTCGACCAGGTCGAAAAGGAAGAGATGGGGACCGGCACACATGAACGATTCTTGAAGATTGCCGAAAAGCTGGCTGAACGATATGATGTGTCAAAGGCGCAATTGCTCCCGCACCTACCGTCTGACTCCGGCTGCTGCCATCACAAACATTGA
- a CDS encoding T9SS type A sorting domain-containing protein, with the protein MKESLVVVAAVCAIAAPLSVRGAQLRLESRSAVMPAVMDSVSIYVDSLEAQIGGYRLLVSLTESAYSIVNVRPGELPIQCGWEYFTWHTLPHHPLEMSSHTGLLEITAQASATSGYIPACYSGPSPMELARITLLMGSDGPYHRMFCQTEPLRFFWRDCDDNVLLSVDGDTALVAFELKEQSAQFPSNDTVSYPFPGYGVPGSGCASYPGRAYVPSLTAVNGTFDFVCPETWSLGDINLNGFSHESADAVVFTNYFMHGLAAFQINIAGQIAQSDVNQDGLTLTLADLQYLFRVIIGDAPPVPGPSLKPAPPSEYSATLEVAEVSGLTNLTIRSDAVIGALYVKLLGIDGVSPTQPNAEAGWIGDTVTFLLINSDGSSVLIPGTHLLGELGGTATRIVSADAVDAAGRVMIVHTDNEHLPRLFSLAQNYPNPFNPTTTISFDLPVTSAWRLTIYNVTGQEVAVYSGESVAGRQEVVVDGVRLASGVYMYRLEANGRSETRKMILLK; encoded by the coding sequence GTGAAGGAATCCCTGGTTGTAGTTGCGGCGGTCTGCGCGATAGCAGCACCGCTAAGTGTGCGTGGAGCGCAGCTGCGGTTGGAATCCAGATCGGCGGTCATGCCGGCGGTGATGGATTCCGTGTCTATCTATGTGGACAGCCTTGAAGCCCAGATCGGCGGGTACAGACTTCTCGTATCGCTCACCGAGTCCGCATATTCAATAGTCAATGTCAGGCCGGGAGAACTGCCCATCCAGTGCGGCTGGGAGTACTTCACCTGGCATACATTGCCACATCACCCGCTCGAAATGTCGTCACATACCGGACTCCTTGAGATCACGGCGCAGGCATCGGCAACAAGCGGCTATATCCCGGCCTGCTATTCGGGGCCATCCCCGATGGAGCTGGCTCGCATCACGCTCTTGATGGGGAGTGACGGGCCGTACCACCGGATGTTTTGTCAGACCGAGCCGCTCAGGTTCTTCTGGCGGGATTGTGATGATAACGTCCTTTTGAGTGTAGATGGGGACACGGCCCTGGTCGCGTTCGAACTTAAGGAACAAAGCGCCCAATTTCCTTCAAATGACACTGTCTCCTACCCCTTCCCCGGCTACGGCGTGCCAGGCAGCGGCTGTGCTTCGTACCCGGGTCGTGCGTATGTGCCTTCTCTGACGGCAGTGAATGGCACGTTCGATTTTGTCTGCCCCGAAACCTGGTCGCTTGGTGACATAAACTTGAACGGCTTTTCGCACGAGTCGGCCGATGCCGTCGTGTTCACCAATTATTTCATGCACGGCCTTGCTGCGTTCCAGATCAACATAGCCGGACAGATTGCGCAGAGTGACGTCAACCAGGACGGTCTGACGCTGACACTTGCCGACCTTCAGTATCTTTTCCGGGTGATCATTGGCGATGCGCCACCGGTGCCGGGCCCAAGCTTGAAACCGGCACCACCAAGCGAATACTCGGCCACACTTGAGGTGGCCGAAGTTTCCGGCCTTACCAACCTTACAATACGAAGCGATGCCGTGATCGGCGCGTTGTATGTCAAGTTGCTTGGGATTGACGGCGTATCGCCCACCCAACCGAATGCCGAGGCGGGCTGGATCGGCGACACTGTGACATTCCTCTTGATCAACTCTGATGGCTCTTCGGTTCTAATACCGGGGACACATCTTCTGGGCGAATTAGGTGGCACGGCTACACGGATCGTTAGCGCCGATGCCGTTGATGCCGCCGGACGTGTGATGATAGTGCATACTGATAATGAACATCTCCCCCGTTTATTCAGCCTGGCACAGAATTACCCGAACCCGTTCAACCCGACCACTACGATCAGTTTTGATTTGCCGGTCACATCTGCATGGAGGCTGACAATCTACAACGTGACTGGGCAGGAAGTGGCGGTGTATTCGGGAGAATCCGTGGCCGGGCGCCAGGAAGTAGTGGTTGATGGGGTCCGCTTGGCATCGGGGGTGTACATGTACCGGCTTGAAGCTAACGGTAGGTCCGAAACGCGAAAAATGATACTCTTGAAATAA
- a CDS encoding nitric-oxide reductase large subunit gives MRRLWLGFWAVVIISFAVLGYMGIRIYQEKPPIPELVKSTDGIIVIPSGQITAGQNVWQAMGGMELGSIWGHGSYVAPDWTADWLHREAMFILNSWSNAEFDGSYDELTLEQKAVLQTRLTELMRTNTYDAATNSITVEPVRRAAFEDNVAYYSELFSKGRAQYAIPAGTLTEPDKLRALASFFFWTSWAASTNRPNQEISYTSNWPHEELVGNRPTSDAIIWTGFSIIMLLAGIGLLVWYHASRPHEPVAEKLPAADPLLNFQPTPSQKAVVKYFWVVSGLFIVQIVMGVISAHYGVEGDGFFGVPLAQMIPYVISRTWHTQLGIFWIATAWLAAGLYIGPAVSGVEPKGQRLGVNVLFGALLVVVLGSMVGEWMSVNHMLGGSSWFYFGHQGYEYVDLGRVWQIGLLIGLGLWLFLVGRCVVAAIKQGGEQKTLLTMFLISAVAIGAFYAAGLMWGKSTHLTIAEYWRWWVVHLWVEGFFEVFATVVIAFLFARLQLIRISTANSSVLFSTAIFLAGGIIGTLHHLYFAGTPTGVLALGAVFSALEVVPLTIIGFEAWDNIRIARSTPWVQKYKWPIYFFVAVAFWNMVGAGLFGFMINPPIALYYMQGLNTTPVHGHSALFGVYGMLGLGLMLFCLRVLWVRQDWKDDIIKFSFWAINIGLFAMVVISLLPVGFMQTWASVEHGYWYARSAEFLYSPTLQTFKWLRIIGDTIFAVGAVTLSLFVFGLATGHSLVKGGPKRTEPETDKFQRVS, from the coding sequence ATGAGACGGTTATGGTTGGGCTTCTGGGCGGTGGTGATTATTTCATTCGCCGTCCTCGGCTATATGGGCATTCGCATCTATCAGGAAAAGCCGCCGATTCCGGAACTGGTTAAATCAACCGATGGTATCATCGTGATTCCATCGGGCCAGATCACGGCCGGACAGAATGTCTGGCAGGCGATGGGTGGCATGGAACTCGGTTCCATTTGGGGACATGGCAGCTATGTCGCGCCGGACTGGACCGCAGACTGGCTCCATCGCGAGGCCATGTTTATCCTCAATTCCTGGTCGAACGCCGAGTTTGATGGTTCGTACGATGAACTCACGCTTGAACAGAAAGCGGTTCTGCAAACCCGGCTCACTGAATTGATGCGAACCAACACCTATGACGCGGCTACCAACAGCATCACGGTCGAGCCGGTTCGGCGTGCTGCTTTCGAAGATAACGTCGCCTACTACAGCGAACTGTTTTCCAAAGGGCGCGCTCAGTATGCGATACCGGCCGGGACGCTAACGGAGCCCGATAAGCTCCGGGCGCTCGCCTCATTCTTCTTCTGGACCTCCTGGGCTGCCTCGACCAATCGACCCAATCAGGAAATATCGTACACCAGCAACTGGCCTCACGAAGAACTGGTGGGGAATCGTCCCACCAGCGACGCCATCATCTGGACCGGTTTCAGCATCATCATGCTTCTGGCCGGTATCGGACTGCTCGTGTGGTATCACGCTTCGCGACCACACGAACCGGTCGCAGAAAAACTGCCCGCGGCTGATCCACTCCTCAATTTCCAGCCGACACCATCGCAGAAAGCGGTCGTGAAATATTTCTGGGTCGTCTCCGGCCTGTTCATCGTGCAGATTGTCATGGGCGTCATATCTGCACACTACGGTGTCGAGGGAGACGGTTTCTTCGGCGTACCGCTTGCCCAAATGATACCGTATGTCATCAGCCGTACCTGGCACACGCAACTCGGAATTTTCTGGATAGCCACAGCTTGGCTGGCCGCCGGCTTGTATATCGGGCCGGCAGTCAGTGGCGTCGAACCCAAAGGGCAGCGCTTGGGCGTGAACGTGCTGTTCGGAGCATTACTCGTAGTCGTGCTCGGTTCGATGGTGGGGGAATGGATGAGTGTCAATCACATGCTTGGCGGCAGCAGTTGGTTCTATTTCGGTCACCAGGGGTATGAATACGTAGACCTCGGACGGGTTTGGCAGATTGGACTGCTCATCGGACTCGGCCTTTGGCTCTTTCTGGTAGGTCGTTGCGTTGTCGCCGCTATCAAACAGGGGGGAGAGCAGAAAACGCTCCTCACGATGTTCCTGATTTCGGCGGTCGCTATCGGCGCTTTCTATGCCGCCGGTCTAATGTGGGGCAAGAGCACCCATCTCACAATTGCCGAATACTGGCGTTGGTGGGTGGTGCATCTTTGGGTCGAGGGATTCTTCGAGGTGTTCGCCACGGTGGTGATAGCGTTTCTGTTCGCACGCCTTCAGCTCATTCGCATTTCGACCGCCAACAGCTCGGTCCTGTTCTCGACGGCCATCTTTTTGGCGGGCGGAATCATTGGCACGCTCCACCACCTTTATTTCGCAGGCACGCCGACCGGAGTGCTGGCGTTGGGCGCAGTTTTCAGCGCTCTCGAAGTTGTTCCGCTGACCATCATCGGTTTCGAGGCCTGGGACAATATCCGTATCGCTCGTTCCACCCCCTGGGTGCAGAAATACAAATGGCCTATCTACTTCTTCGTGGCGGTGGCGTTTTGGAACATGGTGGGTGCCGGGCTGTTCGGATTTATGATCAATCCGCCCATCGCCCTCTATTATATGCAGGGCCTGAACACGACCCCCGTGCACGGCCATTCGGCACTCTTCGGCGTGTACGGCATGCTGGGGCTCGGCCTGATGTTGTTCTGTCTTCGCGTCCTTTGGGTACGCCAGGATTGGAAGGACGACATTATCAAGTTCTCTTTCTGGGCTATCAATATCGGATTGTTCGCCATGGTAGTCATCAGCTTGCTGCCGGTCGGGTTCATGCAGACCTGGGCCTCGGTCGAACATGGGTATTGGTACGCGCGAAGCGCCGAGTTCCTGTATTCGCCGACCCTTCAGACGTTTAAGTGGCTTCGCATTATCGGTGACACGATCTTCGCCGTCGGCGCGGTCACCCTGAGCCTGTTTGTGTTCGGTCTGGCAACCGGCCACTCACTTGTGAAAGGCGGGCCGAAACGGACTGAGCCTGAGACCGACAAATTCCAGCGCGTTTCGTGA
- a CDS encoding enoyl-CoA hydratase, which yields MNSPGLSKHIVTEQQDGILRIVMNRPEKKNALTIAMYSALADAIEQAEQDRNVRVLLIHGAGDSFTSGNDLKDFLETPPRDSTSPVFRFMRAIRDAKMPVVAAVEGLAVGIGTTMLFHCDLVYAGAHAKFLMPFVNLGLCPEAGSSMLLPLLAGHQQAAELLLLGEMFTAEKAREIGLINDVCEDSQVLELALEKAHRLTRQPQASVRLAKAQLKAVNHELLQRVMAHEISDLLKRLVSPEAKEAFSAFLERRKPDFSAFQ from the coding sequence ATGAACTCGCCCGGCTTGTCAAAGCACATCGTCACCGAACAGCAGGACGGCATCCTGCGCATCGTGATGAATCGGCCCGAAAAGAAAAACGCCCTCACCATCGCCATGTACTCGGCTTTGGCCGATGCTATCGAGCAAGCTGAACAGGACCGAAATGTCCGCGTCCTGCTCATTCACGGCGCCGGCGACTCCTTCACCAGCGGCAATGATCTGAAAGATTTTCTCGAAACCCCGCCACGCGATAGCACCAGCCCGGTCTTCCGATTCATGCGCGCTATCCGCGACGCCAAAATGCCGGTAGTAGCGGCAGTAGAAGGGCTGGCTGTCGGCATTGGCACGACGATGCTTTTCCATTGCGATCTTGTGTACGCCGGCGCACATGCGAAATTCTTGATGCCGTTCGTCAATCTGGGGCTTTGTCCGGAAGCCGGCTCAAGCATGCTCCTGCCGCTGTTGGCCGGGCACCAGCAGGCTGCGGAATTGCTTCTGTTGGGCGAGATGTTTACAGCGGAGAAAGCCCGTGAGATTGGGCTGATCAATGATGTATGCGAGGATTCGCAGGTCCTGGAACTTGCCTTAGAGAAGGCGCACCGCCTGACCCGGCAGCCACAGGCCTCGGTTCGACTGGCAAAAGCTCAGCTCAAAGCTGTCAATCACGAACTCTTGCAGCGTGTTATGGCTCACGAGATTTCCGATCTTTTGAAACGCCTCGTCTCGCCCGAAGCCAAAGAGGCGTTCAGCGCCTTTCTGGAACGCCGTAAGCCGGATTTTTCGGCCTTTCAGTGA
- a CDS encoding efflux RND transporter periplasmic adaptor subunit, producing MTKRFALSGLLLSLGAGFIVDGCSNNQAAGGFTPPPMPVEAVKVEAGTVTDRFEAVGTIEAHDAITVVSEIDALVRDLPFREGAPIQKGELIAQLDDSQLQAELSRAEAVRDQKKVTYDRIKSLADSGAVAAQEFDNAAAAFKVAEAELAMIQARLQKTRITAPFNGVIGARRVSPGAFVRAGTAITDLARLDELKVTFTAPERYYPELKRGASVTVSTTAYPDFELNGTIEVIEPVVDEATRSARIIAHVRNPELKFRPGMSANVAAVLSKRDNAVLIPDEAVFAEGNQNLVFVIKPDSTVTRTAITLGSRQPETVEVLSGLEPGMTVVRAGHQKLFEGAKVMPMPAVTSAPMSDLAGGSR from the coding sequence GTGACAAAGAGATTTGCACTGTCAGGGCTGTTGTTGTCGCTCGGAGCCGGATTCATTGTCGACGGTTGTTCCAACAATCAGGCGGCCGGCGGTTTTACGCCTCCCCCGATGCCGGTCGAGGCCGTCAAAGTTGAAGCCGGTACCGTTACTGACCGCTTTGAAGCGGTGGGCACGATCGAAGCCCACGACGCCATCACGGTCGTTTCGGAAATCGATGCCCTGGTGCGCGATCTGCCGTTCCGTGAAGGGGCTCCCATCCAGAAGGGGGAACTGATCGCACAACTGGATGACTCCCAACTGCAGGCGGAATTGAGCCGGGCCGAAGCTGTTCGTGACCAGAAGAAAGTGACGTATGACCGGATCAAGTCGCTTGCAGATAGCGGCGCGGTCGCGGCGCAGGAGTTTGACAATGCTGCCGCCGCCTTCAAAGTCGCCGAAGCCGAACTGGCCATGATCCAAGCTCGATTGCAGAAGACCCGCATCACGGCGCCGTTCAACGGCGTTATCGGTGCGCGTCGAGTGAGCCCCGGTGCGTTTGTCCGGGCCGGTACGGCCATCACGGACCTGGCGCGACTCGATGAACTGAAAGTGACCTTCACCGCGCCCGAGCGGTATTATCCGGAACTGAAGCGCGGCGCTTCGGTAACGGTCTCCACAACCGCTTATCCCGATTTCGAACTGAACGGCACTATCGAGGTAATCGAACCGGTCGTCGATGAGGCTACGCGAAGCGCCCGCATTATTGCGCATGTTCGGAATCCTGAGCTCAAATTCAGACCCGGCATGTCGGCCAATGTCGCTGCGGTGCTAAGTAAGCGGGACAACGCCGTTCTAATCCCGGATGAGGCGGTTTTTGCCGAAGGGAATCAGAATCTCGTTTTCGTCATTAAGCCTGACAGCACCGTCACGCGCACCGCGATAACGCTGGGCAGCCGCCAGCCGGAGACGGTCGAGGTCCTGAGCGGTCTGGAGCCGGGCATGACGGTCGTGCGGGCCGGACATCAGAAACTATTCGAGGGCGCCAAGGTCATGCCCATGCCGGCCGTAACCTCAGCGCCAATGAGCGATCTGGCAGGGGGCAGTCGATGA
- a CDS encoding DUF6448 family protein, protein MNLCNWVLQGVFSLSLAVVAFTLGSARQVSAHCDGLDGPVVAAARTALESKNVDSILVWVQPEDETMIREAFAKTLAVRELGPEARDLADLYLFETLVRVHRAGEGAPYTGLKPAGRDLGSAIPAADMAAESGELEPGSRLLLEDVRHGLGEKFARLAQLRPHHEHDVTAGREFVHAYVEFLHYVEGLHLAATGVGSDHAPQDAAGHDSEGHEEPEPHQH, encoded by the coding sequence ATGAATCTATGCAATTGGGTTCTTCAGGGAGTGTTCTCGCTGTCTCTGGCAGTGGTTGCTTTCACACTGGGGTCAGCCCGTCAGGTAAGCGCACACTGCGACGGACTTGACGGTCCTGTTGTTGCAGCGGCACGTACGGCACTGGAAAGCAAAAACGTGGACAGCATCCTCGTGTGGGTGCAACCGGAAGACGAGACCATGATCCGCGAGGCGTTCGCGAAAACCCTCGCTGTACGAGAGTTGGGCCCGGAAGCTCGCGATCTGGCTGACCTGTATCTTTTCGAAACACTTGTGCGGGTACATCGCGCGGGCGAGGGAGCACCGTACACCGGTCTCAAACCGGCCGGGCGCGACCTGGGTTCGGCAATTCCGGCGGCCGATATGGCGGCAGAATCAGGTGAGCTTGAACCAGGCTCTCGATTGTTGCTTGAAGATGTCCGGCATGGGCTTGGAGAGAAGTTTGCCCGTCTGGCCCAGCTGCGTCCTCATCATGAGCACGACGTGACTGCCGGTCGGGAATTCGTCCACGCCTATGTCGAATTCCTGCACTATGTGGAGGGTCTGCATCTTGCGGCGACTGGTGTCGGTTCGGACCATGCGCCTCAAGATGCGGCTGGGCATGATTCTGAAGGGCATGAGGAACCAGAACCACATCAGCATTGA
- a CDS encoding efflux RND transporter permease subunit gives MKLSELSINRPVLALVLTLVIVLLGLVAYSRLPVREYPDIDPPIVSITTFYRGASPNVVETEITDVLEEQLSTIEGVKTLTSSSQEQGSSITIEFELGRDVNEAANDVRDRVSRVRGSLPREADDPIIEKVDVNAQPIVWLALSSPRHSNLELTDVADRVLKDRIQRLPGVGSVFLGGERRYAMRVWLDAMRMAAHGLTTTDVESAILRANAEIPAGRVEGEGREFSVRTRGDLSTPEEFAAVFVKQTGDDYVKLGDVADVTLGAADERTAVRYNGEPAIGLGIIKQSKASTLDVADVVIADLPNLSKLLPDGMRLDVAYNSASFIKESINEVAETLALAIILVVLVILLFLKSFRATTIPTFAIPTSIIGAFAFAYFFGFTINILTLLALVLAIGLVVDDAIVVLENVYRHMEMGKSRRQAALDGSKEIGFAVLATTISLVAVFVPLAFLQGNVGRLFNEFGLTVAVAVLISGFVALTLTPMLCSRLLKPLHGESTNWASRSFDAFFVWLDRVYRRTLDFVLHHRALSLSGVVVLVALSMVMLRLIPSELVPTEDRGTAFGIVLAPEGATLEYTDRYMRQVESILLPLPEREGLFTATGLGFGGPGRVTNGFVFLLLKPRGERNRSQQEIVQEMFPRLLGIPGVLAFLINPPSLGQGFESPVQYVLQADTYEELQGAVGAMMAKASQLGYLVNLDSDLRLNKPQLDLTIDRPRAAGLGVSVTDIGTALETYLGGRVVGNFKRGAKQYDVMTQMKSTDRATPNTIDELYVRGKAGLVQLATVVNMRETVAPKELNHFNRVRSAIISANIAPGFSLGQSLDDLDKIAAADLPPGIKTALSGQSREFRDSSSALYFLFLFAIVFIFLVLAGQFESFIHPLSILLSVPLAVVGALVSLFVFRQSINIYSQIGLIMLIGLVTKNSILIVEYANQLRRSGKELYDAVVSAAAIRLRPILMTSFATIFGVLPIAIGLGAGAEARRPLGIAVVGGMLFSTFLTLVLVPVVYTLLARFTKEEVVVEREPVRTETVKAPASDPEIAGAHGV, from the coding sequence ATGAAGTTAAGTGAACTGTCTATCAATCGTCCCGTACTGGCGCTCGTTCTCACCCTGGTCATCGTCCTGCTCGGGCTGGTGGCGTATTCGCGGCTGCCTGTGAGGGAATACCCGGATATCGATCCGCCCATCGTCTCCATCACCACATTCTACCGGGGGGCCAGCCCCAACGTGGTCGAGACGGAGATCACCGATGTGCTCGAAGAACAACTCTCAACTATTGAGGGTGTGAAGACGCTCACGTCCTCGAGCCAGGAGCAGGGTTCGAGCATCACAATTGAATTTGAACTCGGCCGCGATGTCAACGAAGCGGCCAACGATGTCCGCGACCGGGTGTCGCGCGTGCGCGGTTCCCTTCCACGCGAAGCTGATGATCCGATCATCGAGAAAGTGGATGTCAACGCGCAGCCGATCGTCTGGCTGGCGCTCTCCAGCCCGCGCCATTCGAATCTTGAGCTTACCGATGTTGCCGACCGCGTGCTCAAAGACCGTATTCAGCGTCTGCCGGGCGTCGGCTCGGTGTTTCTCGGCGGCGAACGCCGATATGCGATGCGAGTCTGGCTCGATGCCATGCGTATGGCGGCGCACGGTCTGACGACAACTGATGTCGAGTCAGCCATCCTCCGCGCCAACGCCGAGATTCCGGCGGGTCGGGTCGAGGGCGAGGGACGCGAATTCTCCGTTCGCACCCGTGGTGATCTGAGCACGCCCGAGGAGTTCGCGGCGGTCTTTGTCAAGCAGACCGGCGATGACTATGTGAAGCTTGGCGACGTCGCGGATGTAACGCTCGGCGCTGCCGATGAGCGCACCGCGGTACGCTACAACGGTGAGCCCGCAATAGGACTGGGCATCATTAAACAGTCCAAGGCGAGCACGCTGGATGTCGCCGATGTCGTCATCGCGGATCTGCCCAACCTCTCCAAACTTCTGCCCGACGGCATGCGTCTCGATGTCGCCTACAACTCGGCCAGCTTCATCAAGGAATCGATTAACGAGGTCGCCGAAACACTGGCGCTGGCCATCATTCTGGTCGTGCTCGTAATTCTGCTTTTCCTCAAGAGTTTCCGCGCTACTACCATTCCCACGTTCGCCATTCCGACTTCCATTATCGGCGCCTTTGCGTTCGCTTACTTCTTCGGATTCACCATCAACATTCTCACGCTTCTGGCGCTGGTGCTGGCGATTGGTCTGGTCGTTGACGATGCCATTGTCGTGCTCGAAAATGTCTATCGCCACATGGAGATGGGGAAATCCCGACGCCAGGCGGCGCTCGATGGCTCCAAAGAGATCGGCTTCGCCGTACTGGCCACCACCATTTCGTTGGTGGCCGTGTTCGTTCCGCTGGCGTTTCTGCAGGGGAATGTCGGGCGCCTGTTCAATGAGTTTGGTCTCACTGTGGCGGTCGCCGTGCTTATCTCCGGCTTCGTGGCGCTCACGCTGACCCCCATGCTCTGCTCGCGACTGCTGAAACCGCTTCACGGCGAAAGTACTAACTGGGCCTCGCGCTCATTCGATGCGTTCTTCGTGTGGCTGGACCGCGTCTACCGGCGGACACTCGATTTCGTGCTGCATCATCGCGCCCTGTCATTGTCCGGTGTGGTCGTTTTGGTCGCACTAAGCATGGTCATGCTTCGCCTGATCCCTAGCGAGTTGGTGCCGACTGAAGACCGCGGCACCGCCTTTGGCATCGTCCTCGCTCCGGAGGGCGCCACACTTGAGTACACTGATCGCTATATGCGACAGGTGGAATCGATACTCCTGCCTCTCCCCGAGCGGGAGGGGCTGTTCACTGCTACCGGCCTTGGCTTCGGCGGACCGGGACGAGTGACCAACGGATTTGTCTTCCTGCTCCTTAAGCCTCGAGGCGAACGAAACCGCTCACAGCAGGAAATCGTCCAGGAGATGTTCCCGCGTCTCCTGGGGATCCCCGGCGTGCTCGCGTTCCTCATCAATCCGCCGTCGCTCGGTCAGGGCTTTGAATCCCCCGTCCAGTACGTGCTGCAGGCGGATACCTATGAAGAGTTGCAGGGCGCAGTCGGCGCCATGATGGCCAAGGCTTCTCAGCTTGGGTATCTGGTCAATCTCGACTCCGACCTTCGCCTCAACAAACCACAATTGGACCTCACCATCGATCGCCCTCGGGCCGCCGGTCTGGGCGTTTCGGTCACCGATATCGGGACCGCCTTGGAGACATACCTGGGCGGGCGCGTGGTCGGGAATTTCAAACGGGGCGCGAAGCAGTACGATGTTATGACGCAAATGAAATCGACTGACCGTGCCACTCCGAACACTATTGATGAACTCTATGTACGCGGCAAGGCTGGCCTGGTGCAGCTTGCCACTGTAGTTAACATGCGCGAGACGGTCGCACCGAAAGAACTGAACCACTTCAACCGTGTCCGTTCCGCCATCATATCTGCTAACATTGCCCCAGGCTTCAGTCTGGGACAGTCGCTCGATGACCTGGACAAAATCGCTGCCGCCGATTTACCCCCCGGTATCAAGACTGCGCTGTCCGGACAATCGCGTGAATTTCGGGACTCCAGTTCGGCGCTCTACTTTCTCTTCTTGTTTGCGATCGTGTTCATATTCCTGGTGCTGGCTGGCCAGTTCGAGAGCTTCATCCACCCGCTCAGCATTTTGTTGTCCGTTCCTCTGGCCGTAGTCGGCGCACTGGTGTCGCTGTTCGTGTTCAGACAGAGCATCAACATTTATTCGCAGATCGGCCTCATCATGCTGATCGGGCTGGTCACCAAGAACTCGATCCTGATTGTCGAGTACGCCAATCAGCTTCGCCGGAGTGGCAAAGAACTGTACGATGCTGTCGTCAGCGCCGCCGCTATCCGCCTTCGCCCGATTCTCATGACATCGTTTGCGACTATCTTCGGTGTGCTGCCGATCGCGATCGGGCTCGGCGCCGGCGCTGAGGCTCGCCGCCCGCTCGGAATCGCCGTGGTCGGCGGCATGCTCTTTTCGACCTTCCTGACACTGGTGCTGGTGCCGGTCGTCTACACGTTGCTGGCGCGATTCACCAAAGAGGAAGTCGTGGTCGAACGCGAGCCGGTCCGAACCGAAACCGTGAAGGCGCCCGCTTCCGACCCGGAAATTGCCGGCGCTCACGGTGTGTGA